In the Phaeodactylum tricornutum CCAP 1055/1 chromosome 13, whole genome shotgun sequence genome, TGTAGGTCGTCTCATACAAGCCTTGATTACGCCCAAAGGTATCGAATTACCGGACGAGATGGagctcgacgaagaagacgcaTGGTCCGCCAAGGAAGCAGAATGCGAAGGGCTCGCACTTGCTCGTCTGGTTGCTCATTGTCAAACACTGGTAACGACTAAATATTTGGACGGTGGCGCGAGTCTTGTTGGTAGCACGGAAGACCTTTCATCCAGAGCGGTTCTTGCCGGAGTTGGTCGAGCGATACTTCCCTTCAGCCGGACGTTGGTGCTGTTACTGCGCGCGTGCCATTCGGCAATTCGAGAACGCCAACGAAAGACGACAGGTCACGAATTGAGATCTGACCTTCCACCGGATGCGTTGGATAAGCTTCTTTGCAATGCCGATCTCATGACTGCCGAAGATGGCTTCCACATTTTTAAAGCGCTTCAGTGTCCTCTTCCCTCTGCACTCATTGCTTCGAATTCTGAGTGGTTTTCTTTAATAAATCGCTGGCTGGTTGCAGTTGTTGGTCTCGAGCTGCACCATGGATCTATGGGCCGACACATTGTTCCTACAGTAGTTTCACCTGGATCCACAGGAGGTACATTCACGTTGGCGGACGAATTGCCGCCGCGTACCGACAGTTTGGCAGGAACGACTTTACAGGCACACAGAAGTGAAGATACGAGCCCTGATGTCCGGATGGGAGAGAACACTCAGGAAAGTAACCTACCTTGGAACCAAGTAGCAAATCAAGCTCGTCTAGAAGAACTTGATCGAGCTATCCGGAACGGAGGTGGTGCGACACACCGCAATTTAGGCGGTGGTGTTATGATGGAAGAGGACAGTGATGAAGAGATTGTGGATGAATTTGAATTGGATGGACCAAGGGATATGATTGCAATTGCTGAACAATTGTTGGGCGTTACGGGTCAAGCAAACGCGGAATCGAACGACGAGATTGGCGAGTCTTCCGAGGACAACAGCGACTCCGGCTCGGAAGGCGAAAAGCGTGATGCTGATCGCGAATTTGCTCATGTTTCCCGGTCTCCCATTTTGTCTTACCAGCCGAGTCTTCTTGCAGTGGAAGAAATCGGCCCCGGTCGTCACGCCACTTTGTTTGAATTTTCCACCGCTAGCGCCGTTATGTCTGACCTTAGTCACTTTGGGTTGAAACATCGCAGAAACATACCGACATTCAGCTTGATTCGTCTCCCCAAGTCTTTTGTAGAATTGTACAATCTCGTCAACAAGATCAAGGGCCGCGAAGACGGCACGAACacggaagaaagcgaagagGTAAGCAACGCGGAAACAGCCATTTGTCTATTGACGGGTACCGTAATGCGTTCCGGATCAGCGCGGCGGTCGGGATACAATCGCGCGCACCGACTTGCGGGTGCCTGTACCATACACGCCCGGAAGAACGGGTCCGGTATTGGTATTTTCTTCCTGGTCCAAAAGTGTACGGTCCTCCTAAtgcacaacaacaaatcGGCATACTCTCCCAGCCTGTATGTGGATGAACACGGCGAAGAAGATCCCGGGTTGCGACGGGGACGCCCGCTGTTTTTGAACCAAGCTCGATACCATGCACTGGAACAATTGTGGCGACAAAACGGTATCCCTCGTGAAGTTGCACAAATTCGGTCGACTTCGGATCGGGTCATTCGAGATAATTGGTACTAAGTACCCCTCTTTTGGATGACAAGCACTCATACGGTAATGAATAAGCATAGGATGTTCCCTTGTACAACCATGTCCTGGGTCTAGCTAGCTGCAGTGAAGTGTATGTATGGCTTTAATCAGGGGCGACGCATTGATATCGATCATAGATTCTGCAAGCCAAACCACCCGAATGAGCCAGTGTAAGCTCTTTCACTATTCGTCCCTACTATTCCAGTAACTTAATCTTCGTTAATGACTTCGTGCGATCCTCGAGAATAGGTATTATTACTTCCACTACTTACAGGTAAGTAGGTCCAACGGCTTTATAATTACTGAAAAAACGTTGCAGAAATCAAGAATGTAAAATGTGACAAATATCCAGTGTGGTACATAACTAAAATGGACGTCTTCTCGACAGAGATTCGACATACGGCCCGGAACAAAATCCAAATCCATACTGGCACTGGACAGGCGAATGACCGACGCAAAGACCGAAATACCATATGCAAGTACCAAGGGGAAAAACCTTTCAAGTCGAAGTGATCACCGAACACCATGGGAGTTGTACGGAACACCGCCATTCGACAATCGCTACTCTTCCCTACACAAGCCTTTTTCTCCGGCACCAGGCTACCGTCGTCCATTATGGAGCGGTGTCGGTCGTTGAGGATCATGATGGTGCTGCATCTAATTGTACTGGTAGTATTAATGAGTGCACCAGTGAATGCTGCCGTCTTTCCCGggcacagcagcagcagcacggcaccgtcaacaacaacaaaagggGCGACAACGACATATATTCGTCGAGAATTGCAAGAGGAGAAAAAACAGAGCATTGTACAACAATACGAGCTATGGGAGGCGGAAGAAATCAGTTCCCAGATACAAAAATGGGCTTCCCACTATCCCGATCTACTCCGCGTCACTACCTCGCAAGAAGCCTACGGCTTGCCTCGAGCCGGAGGGGCCGACGATTGTCCGTTCGACAAGGGCGGCGACGGTTGTCTGAACTATATACTTACACTACAAGACTTTGTGAAGCATCCGGAGGGATCGGCGACGTCCAATCAGCTGCCGGAAGTCCTCTGGAGTGGTGAAGTCCACGGCAACGAACGGGTCGGCCCGACCGCCGTACTGGAAGCCGCACAGCTTCTCATGGAAGCGGCTTCGTGCATCGCACATCCCCGGGTAGCACTGCGAGATAATCCCAGTGCCTGGAAGCTAGAATTGACCAAAGCACGCTCGTGTCGGGAAGAAATGAAGCACATGGGCCTGGATGAAAGCCACATCCAGTGGTTGGCCCGCCTTGTGTCGACTCGACGGATTGTGATTATCCCGACCGCGAACGCACTCGGGTATTTCCGTAAAGTGCGCGAAGAAGGCAATGTCGACCCGAATCGAGACTTTCCCTATGATTTGACTGATCCCACGCTCTGCATGCAATCAGTTGCCGCCCGGACTTTGAACGAGGTCTATCGGGAGCACTTGTTCCAACTTGCCCTTACCTTTCACGGTGGTATGGAAGCGATTGGGTATGAATGGGGGGCTCCAACTTGGAAATCGAAAAAATCGCCGGATGATTTGGCACAACAAGAGATCGCCGACGCGTACAGTCGCTACGCCGGGGGATGGTTCGGAACGCGAAACTACCAATACGGCCCCATGAACGATCTGGTGTACCCCGTGCGTGGTGGGATGGAAGACTGGGCCTACGCAGGCTCCTGGGATACTGATAGAGTCATTGCTTGCCGACCCACTACATTTGGGGGCTACCCAGAAGCCAAGACCGTCTACGACAACTCCACTTTACGGGTCTTTAATATGCTGGTGGAAACCAGCAATGACAAAACTCCGCTCAAGGATCAACTCGGCACATCCTTGGACGTTTTGAACTCTGATACTACCGGTAACGGCCACGTGTCCCGCAACATTCGATTGGCCTTGTTATCGGCGGATTTGGTACAGCCTTATGTGACACTGCAACGAGTGAACGACTTGCACCTGTCCGACGATGTAGTATCGCTCTCACGAGAGGATGGTCACAGTTGTCAAGGTACACGCACAGTGACGATCTCCTCAGAACGCCCAACGGTCACGTTGGAGTGGACGGTTGGAGGGGCACTACAAACCCATGAGACACAAGTGTTTTACGCCAAATGGAGCGATCTTCCCTTGGAAAAACTCGACTGTGTGAACACACCGAACATTCAAGACGTGGAAAGTCTCATGATTGAAGGAACCATGACTTCAGTTACGTCCGGTACCAACCATTTCGCCGACGCCAAAGCGACCACGTTCAAGTCGACCATCGATGTGCAAAACTTTCACGCCCACGACAAGATTGTGGTTATTGTCATGGCCACGGCTGATCAAAATTGGCATACACAAGATCCCAAGGACGCTGTTGGTCCGGAGAATAGTCCACCTCAATCGCACATTGCCAACGCCCGCATCAATGCGGATTGGTACTTTGCCAAAGAGAATGGCAAAGTCGTTCAGGGCCGCCGCGAATGGTTTTCCCAACCTTTGACTATCGAGATCGGTGAATTCGCCACCAATGGCATGGGCGCCCACGGAAGCCTCGTCGTCGAAACCTTCGAATTGTCGAATCGCCTCGGGGAAACGACGGGCGGCGGTTTCCCCACTGGTGGTGTGCGTCCCAACGCGGGCGTGTCTCCCGGTACGATACAACCACGGTCGCTGTTCCGAAAGGTCGCCGCCGTTGGTATGCTGGTATTTGCAGCGATCGCTGTGGCATACGGGGGGCGGCTCTACCTACGGAACAAAATGCGGTCCAGTCGACGAACGCAAATTCGTAACTACATTCAGGACGAAAGTGCACCGAGTCCGGGGTTGCGCGATACAGCGCGTGTCAACGGTGCCAGCAAGAGTGGATACGTTCGCTCGGCATTCCGAGACGATTTGGatctcgaagaagaagatcctCGACGAGAGCAAAGAAGCGAAGTGGAACTGGGACAGTACACTTAGTAGGTCCACTACTTACCGCGGCAAACGGCAAAACCTAATCTGATTTGTCAAACATCATAAATTGTAGTCTAATCCATGAGACACTTTTGATCGCAACTAGCCAGAGTAATACATTTCAATATCGATCAACGCAGAATACAAAGCTTTATCTTCCTCCCTTGCGTTTCTTACCGCCACCACCTCTCACTCCTTTACCTCCTCCTCCTCGGCCTTTGGCTTCCGACCTCGACAAAGCCTTTTGCGCAATTTTCAAATCGGTAGAATTGGCCATGCCCTTCATGTTGGCAGCTCCGTGATTTCCGCGATGGTGCAGTTTGGCATGCTTGGCATcgcgtttctttttccctGGGATTTTCCCTTTGAGTTCGTTCATGAATCGTTCGACGTTCCCGGCGTACTGCTGAGCCGCATCCAccgactttttcttggcaCGACGATCCGGATTTTGGTGGGGTTGAGTTGTTTGGGTGTTGCttttgtggtggtggtgttgtcgttcgtcgccatcatcctcatcgtcggaatcgtcgggCAAGCGTGTGGATGTGGTGACAATCACGGCTCCTCCCCAGTGCGACTGTGTTGCTTCATCTTGATACGTTTGTACGTGTTCCACCGGTTCTTCCATCCGCGAGTTGTGCGTCTCCGTCGCCGGGCTTGCGGTTGGCAATCGTGGTCCCCCAATTTCTTCCAGAATTCCCGACAGCAagtcttctttttgttgttcgGCTTCTTCAATTTGTTCCAGTACGGCTTTTTTCATTTCGGCGCGTTGTTCCAACTTGGCCTTGCGGTCCTTGACCTTTTGCATGGCCAAGCCGTAGACCCGTCGTTCACGTTTGCGCGTCGAAAATCCCTGCAGGTAGGCCTGTCGGGCTTGCGGATCAAAGACGATTTCTTCCCCCCCGCGATTGGAAGGAGCCCGGCGCGGCGCCTTTTTCCTATTCTTGCCCATAAGGAAGACTACGACCGAACGACGATCGTGTCCAAAAGTGTCGAGTCAAAATGGGATTGATTTCTGTAATCTACTTTAACGGAAAGGAGACTGATAGATCTGTGAGGGTGGTGGTTGCTATTGTTCGATTGTTCGTTCGTCCTCGAGGTGTGCGATACTGGTTCCTTTTTTTGTCTGTCAACGATCC is a window encoding:
- a CDS encoding predicted protein is translated as MWAARGIGTTDQRVGEPPAPLSITQIFSNKTTNLPPIARDWGTTDPLLSPNEDPQLDMPRIPFRPGIATAFLYTPLLAWDVTTLAGAILSTTLLNESNDLPTNDELMRIAQVLLVGRLIQALITPKGIELPDEMELDEEDAWSAKEAECEGLALARLVAHCQTLVTTKYLDGGASLVGSTEDLSSRAVLAGVGRAILPFSRTLVLLLRACHSAIRERQRKTTGHELRSDLPPDALDKLLCNADLMTAEDGFHIFKALQCPLPSALIASNSEWFSLINRWLVAVVGLELHHGSMGRHIVPTVVSPGSTGGTFTLADELPPRTDSLAGTTLQAHRSEDTSPDVRMGENTQESNLPWNQVANQARLEELDRAIRNGGGATHRNLGGGVMMEEDSDEEIVDEFELDGPRDMIAIAEQLLGVTGQANAESNDEIGESSEDNSDSGSEGEKRDADREFAHVSRSPILSYQPSLLAVEEIGPGRHATLFEFSTASAVMSDLSHFGLKHRRNIPTFSLIRLPKSFVELYNLVNKIKGREDGTNTEESEEVSNAETAICLLTGTVMRSGSARRSGYNRAHRLAGACTIHARKNGSGIGIFFLVQKCTVLLMHNNKSAYSPSLYVDEHGEEDPGLRRGRPLFLNQARYHALEQLWRQNGIPREVAQIRSTSDRVIRDNWY
- a CDS encoding predicted protein, which encodes MGVVRNTAIRQSLLFPTQAFFSGTRLPSSIMERCRSLRIMMVLHLIVLVVLMSAPVNAAVFPGHSSSSTAPSTTTKGATTTYIRRELQEEKKQSIVQQYELWEAEEISSQIQKWASHYPDLLRVTTSQEAYGLPRAGGADDCPFDKGGDGCLNYILTLQDFVKHPEGSATSNQLPEVLWSGEVHGNERVGPTAVLEAAQLLMEAASCIAHPRVALRDNPSAWKLELTKARSCREEMKHMGLDESHIQWLARLVSTRRIVIIPTANALGYFRKVREEGNVDPNRDFPYDLTDPTLCMQSVAARTLNEVYREHLFQLALTFHGGMEAIGYEWGAPTWKSKKSPDDLAQQEIADAYSRYAGGWFGTRNYQYGPMNDLVYPVRGGMEDWAYAGSWDTDRVIACRPTTFGGYPEAKTVYDNSTLRVFNMLVETSNDKTPLKDQLGTSLDVLNSDTTGNGHVSRNIRLALLSADLVQPYVTLQRVNDLHLSDDVVSLSREDGHSCQGTRTVTISSERPTVTLEWTVGGALQTHETQVFYAKWSDLPLEKLDCVNTPNIQDVESLMIEGTMTSVTSGTNHFADAKATTFKSTIDVQNFHAHDKIVVIVMATADQNWHTQDPKDAVGPENSPPQSHIANARINADWYFAKENGKVVQGRREWFSQPLTIEIGEFATNGMGAHGSLVVETFELSNRLGETTGGGFPTGGVRPNAGVSPGTIQPRSLFRKVAAVGMLVFAAIAVAYGGRLYLRNKMRSSRRTQIRNYIQDESAPSPGLRDTARVNGASKSGYVRSAFRDDLDLEEEDPRREQRSEVELGQYT
- a CDS encoding predicted protein, which encodes MGKNRKKAPRRAPSNRGGEEIVFDPQARQAYLQGFSTRKRERRVYGLAMQKVKDRKAKLEQRAEMKKAVLEQIEEAEQQKEDLLSGILEEIGGPRLPTASPATETHNSRMEEPVEHVQTYQDEATQSHWGGAVIVTTSTRLPDDSDDEDDGDERQHHHHKSNTQTTQPHQNPDRRAKKKSVDAAQQYAGNVERFMNELKGKIPGKKKRDAKHAKLHHRGNHGAANMKGMANSTDLKIAQKALSRSEAKGRGGGGKGVRGGGGKKRKGGR